A segment of the Fibrobacter sp. UWB4 genome:
TTCAAAAAGAGACCTAAATATTTGGCAACGCGAGATTCCATGCGAAGACGTTCAAGAACTTCGTCCAGAGATTCGCCGAGAGAGCTGTAAAATTCAGAGAGTGTCATAAATCTATCCTTAGTTATTTTACTACGTCGATGTGTCCATAAACGGAGGTGAGTTCAGGATCCTTGTTCTGGCTTTTGGCCCAGATTTGGAGAACCTTGACATTGCAGGGGGTGCTCTTTCCGTCTATGTTGAAAGCTTGTTTAAGAAGGAACGGTTTATCCTTTGGCGTTGATTTGCGCTGCAAGATTTTTTTGATTTTTTCCAGATTCTCGGCAACAGCGTCGCCCTGCGTGTCGAGACTTGGTTTGTAGTCGTCAACGATAGTCCGGGGCAGTCCGAGCATTTTCGATGCTTTCGAAGAAAGCTTCATTACTTTAGGGGTATAGGAATATTCAAAGAGCATTCCGTCTATCGTAGATTCAAAGAAGTGGCTTTTTTTGCGCTCGTTGATAAACTGCCTAAATGCCTGGTTGTAAATCGGGTGCTTCGGGTTGTTCATCATGGCGTCGGCAATGTAGAAAAAGTCCTTGTCTGCCTGCTTGCTCCAGTCGAATGTCTGCAAGGCGGTTATAAGTTTATCTGCGATGGCGTCGAAGCATTCGATCAGGATTGGGTTGAATACGCCGCATTCGTTGTTGTGGATCATCTCGAGGGCCTTCTCGTGCGTGAAAGCTCGCTTGTAGCAGCGTTCGCTTGTAAGTGCGTCGTAGACGTCTGCGATGGAAACAATTTGCGCGGCGATTGGAATTTCGTCGCCCTTGAGGCCGTCAGGGTAGCCGCGACCGTCGAAACGTTCATGGTGCCAGCGGCAGATTTCGTAGGCGTACTTCATTAAGCGTTCGTCTTTCCCGATGGGCACCGCGTTTAGCATCTGGGCGCAATTGATGGTATGCCCCTTCATGATATTGAACTCTTCGGGAGTGAGCTTGCCCGGTTTGTTCAGAATCTCATCTGGAATGGTGATTTTCCCGATGTCGTGCATGGACGATGCCGTGCAAATGACGCCGATGTCGTTTTTGCTGATATTGTATTTGTTCGTGCGGCGCATCAGTTCCCGCAGGAGCATTTCGGTGATGGTGTTGATGTGTAGCACGTGCATTCCGCTTTCGCCGTTGCGGAATTCCACGATATGGCTCAGCATGGTGACCATCATGCTGTTGTTGCGGGTCTTTTCGTAAATCTGGTTTAAGACGAGATCGGAGAGGCTCTTTTGCTTCTTGTAAAGACGGATGGTGTTGTTTACCCGGTTCTTGAGGACCATCTCGTCGAACGGACGCCCGATAAAATCTGTAACGCCGAGCGTGTATGCCCCTTCGACTAGCGTGTGGGCTGTTTCGGCAGAAATCATGATGACGGGGATTTCGTTGATCCAGCCGTTTTTGTTCATGATGTCTAGGACTTCCATGCCGTCTTTTTCGGGCATCACCATATCGAGGAGCACGAGCGAAATTTCAGAAGTCTTCTCGCGCAGGAGCATTAATGCTTCGTTTCCGTTTTCGGCTTCGATAATATCGTATTTGTCGCTAAGTATGTCGGATAACAGGGCTCTGTTCATAGCCACATCGTCAACAACCAAAATAAGAGGGCGTTTTTCTTCCATAACGCATTCCTTTCAAACCCAAATACAATACATATTAAATGTATATAATTTTACAAACTGAGCGTAAGAAAAATGTAACTTCGGTTGGTTTGTTGATCGTTTTTCTAAAGTACATCCTGTGCTAAAATGTTCAATATTGCCTTTTTTATAAAAATTGTATATATATTGTAATATAAATATAAGAAAAGCTTGCCGGATGGTTGCCTATGTGTGCAAAGGTCTTATATGCTTTATTGTTGCTGCTGCTAGGGGAACATGCCTTTGCTGGTCCACGTACTGTAAAAGTGGGCTTTTTCGCTAATGCCGGCTATCATGAAATATCGGAGAATGGCGAAAAAGGCGGATATGGGTATGATTTGCTTCGCCAGATGTCCCGCTACGCAAATTTGAACTTTGAACTTGTCGGCT
Coding sequences within it:
- a CDS encoding HD-GYP domain-containing protein, which encodes MEEKRPLILVVDDVAMNRALLSDILSDKYDIIEAENGNEALMLLREKTSEISLVLLDMVMPEKDGMEVLDIMNKNGWINEIPVIMISAETAHTLVEGAYTLGVTDFIGRPFDEMVLKNRVNNTIRLYKKQKSLSDLVLNQIYEKTRNNSMMVTMLSHIVEFRNGESGMHVLHINTITEMLLRELMRRTNKYNISKNDIGVICTASSMHDIGKITIPDEILNKPGKLTPEEFNIMKGHTINCAQMLNAVPIGKDERLMKYAYEICRWHHERFDGRGYPDGLKGDEIPIAAQIVSIADVYDALTSERCYKRAFTHEKALEMIHNNECGVFNPILIECFDAIADKLITALQTFDWSKQADKDFFYIADAMMNNPKHPIYNQAFRQFINERKKSHFFESTIDGMLFEYSYTPKVMKLSSKASKMLGLPRTIVDDYKPSLDTQGDAVAENLEKIKKILQRKSTPKDKPFLLKQAFNIDGKSTPCNVKVLQIWAKSQNKDPELTSVYGHIDVVK